One Helianthus annuus cultivar XRQ/B chromosome 12, HanXRQr2.0-SUNRISE, whole genome shotgun sequence genomic region harbors:
- the LOC110892302 gene encoding uncharacterized protein LOC110892302, giving the protein MVFTNTLEYLDLMDRLNQTKTPDDVVRNLTRFKISIYESDLEKKYGEPLEVIGYYILFASLFCIIAMGFDLVHGFRSKKLWFPVKYFPLNAVTLAGITVAMKLPVDLSGSMPGVVDQVAKLGSIAFMCPIMANFLPSLATMNSNELLTNVIALGVLVITLVVNICIQISTSVVGNIPNNKFDIELLKDVYDFEYEATELWSLNDQVMKTIAILDVALLLLLIILVSSSLAILKSKQIIELKYQEVHEKDNLHSTGKLLTVEKLHQQVSKYWIMAGSGSPQFISACSVTTTASGVICVLTFLLHGLTVLWTIALCADPVTNPTKPYDSAYNRSTLGIFIVQSIGIILGTVAPFVRCFASLSFKLSIKSMFKVEKYWFQKLLEWKYGSISLAIT; this is encoded by the coding sequence ATGGTTTTCACTAATACATTAGAATACCTCGATCTTATGGATCGACTAAACCAAACCAAAACTCCTGACGATGTTGTAAGAAACTTGACAAGGTTCAAGATCTCTATATATGAATCAGATCTGGAGAAAAAGTATGGCGAACCTCTGGAAGTGATTGGGTACTACATCCTTTTCGCATCCCTGTTTTGCATCATTGCAATGGGGTTTGATTTAGTACATGGTTTTCGGAGCAAAAAGCTATGGTTCCCGGTTAAATACTTTCCTCTTAATGCTGTTACTCTCGCCGGGATAACTGTAGCGATGAAGTTACCAGTGGATCTAAGTGGTTCTATGCCTGGTGTTGTGGACCAAGTGGCAAAGCTCGGAAGCATCGCCTTTATGTGCCCTATAATGGCTAATTTCTTGCCTTCTTTAGCAACCATGAACAGCAATGAGCTTTTGACAAACGTCATAGCTTTGGGTGTTCTAGTAATAACCTTGGTGGTAAATATTTGCATCCAAATATCTACTAGTGTTGTTGGAAATATTCCCAACAATAAGTTTGATATTGAATTACTTAAAGATGTATATGActttgaatatgaggcaacggAATTATGGTCTCTTAATGATCAGGTAATGAAAACAATAGCCATACTCGATGTGGCTTTGTTGCTCTTGTTGATAATACTTGTATCTTCATCTTTAGCGATCCTAAAATCCAAACAAATTATAGAACTAAAATACCAAGAAGTTCATGAAAAAGACAACCTTCACTCAACCGGAAAGTTATTAACCGTTGAGAAGCTACACCAGCAAGTGAGCAAGTACTGGATCATGGCAGGAAGTGGCAGCCCCCAATTCATCTCAGCATGCTCTGTGACAACCACTGCTTCTGGGGTAATATGTGTTTTAACCTTTCTCTTGCACGGTCTTACTGTGTTGTGGACAATTGCTTTATGTGCAGATCCGGTGACAAATCCAACTAAACCCTATGATTCCGCATATAATAGGTCAACGTTAGGTATTTTCATAGTACAATCTATCGGAATCATACTTGGTACAGTCGCACCATTTGTTAGATGTTTTGCATCCTTAAGCTTTAAGCTGTCCATTAAAAGCATGTTTAAAGTAGAAAAATACTGGTTTCAAAAGTTACTAGAGTGGAAATATGGAAGTATTTCACTGGCCATTACTTAG